Proteins encoded in a region of the Diabrotica virgifera virgifera chromosome 4, PGI_DIABVI_V3a genome:
- the LOC126882930 gene encoding cyclin-dependent kinase 2-interacting protein-like: MQNKPGTPSKFQPLQLPQSPVINSPNKNLTGSPRVVRDIAADVYNTIQSWNSFYINGAQIVKQIAILKADNIDVYSTELEEYTNALYTCVQGLKQCDEKLQLCKHQMCALKKVERKLEPLFISLNINDIVDLVSTIVNSYAEEFKVKEMVLENIAHAKNKDEVMFFAACWTLQPNITDQTNLKVEALLVETGHKKAS; this comes from the exons ATGCAAAATAAACCAGGGACACCTTCAAAGTTTCAACCTTTACAGC TTCCTCAAAGTCCTGTTATAAATTCgccaaataaaaatttaactggttcACCTAGAGTGGTTAGAGACATTGCGGCAGACGTTTATAACACAATTCAAAGTTGGAACTCTTTTTATATCAATGGAGCCCAAATTGTCAAACAAATAGCAATTTTAAAAGCAGATAACATAGATGTATATTCTACAGAACTGGAAGAATACACAAATGCATTGTATACATGTGTTCAAGGTTTAAAACAATGCGACGAGAAATTGCAGTTGTGCAAACATCAAATGTGTGCATTAAAAAAAGTTGAAAGAAAATTAGAACCGCTTTTTATATCACTGAATATAAATGATATTGTGGATTTAGTTAGTACTATTGTTAATTCATATGCTGAAGAATTTAAG GTGAAAGAAATGGTATTAGAAAATATTGCACATGCCAAAAATAAGGATGAAGTGATGTTTTTTGCAGCCTGCTGGACTCTTCAGCCTAACATAACTGATCAGACTAATCTTAAAGTTGAGGCACTTTTAGTAGAAACGGGGCATAAGAAAGCTAGTTGA
- the LOC126882931 gene encoding cyclic AMP-dependent transcription factor ATF-7, giving the protein MLVQKSSIDQEKPFACDVKGCEMTFTNKDHLDWHQKKHAMMLNLGLVNKNTINEVADQTPTPTRFIRNCEEVGLFQDLQNVNPFDELFKRAIDSVKNGTALEVQEHNSNESLHTPHILPHITDNQRKISEAAPKNESDCESFMFHTVNEDTSSSSPNIVVDNAHEDLKEKIRKTIRNNIKKEKSVEEENKFVTVVPLKSLSSKDMIQKEKKAANNKLEKIREMNKAAQNRCRKRKRQLWKEKEEELIRLREENAVLKQELKLLKLQHSKCPNQGGMLASIITTECSQATTTPTLTTTTAATTTTNGPQSAILVQFVHNGQLSFVPSDSISQPILSPVILTNTSVIKKDSKNPLRKIVPKKMS; this is encoded by the exons ATGTTGGTCCAAAAATCATCAATTGATCAAGAAAAGCCCTTTGCCTGTGATGTTAAAGGTTGTGAAATGACTTTTACTAACAAAGATCACTTAGATTGGCATCAAAAAAAGCATGCAATGATGTTAAATTTGGGATTAGTGAACAAAAATACTATTAATGAAGTAGCAGACCAAACGCCCACTCCAACTAGGTTTATAAGAAATTGTGAAGAAGTGGGATTATTTCAAGATCTACAAAATGTTAATCCATTTGATGAGCTTTTCAAAAGAGCAATCGATTCTGTTAAAAATGGTACTGCGTTGGAAGTGCAGGAACATAATTCTAATGAATCTTTACATACCCCACACATATTACCTCATATTACAGACAACCAACGAAAAATATCAGAAGCCGCTCCAAAAAATGAAAGTGACTGTGAATCATTCATGTTTCATACTGTGAATGAAGATACTTCATCTAGTTCGCCAAATATTGTTGTGGATAATGCTCATGaagatttaaaagaaaaaattaggaaaacaattcgaaataatataaaaaaggaaaaatcaGTGGAGGAAGAAAATAAGTTTGTGACAGTTGTGCCTTTGAAATCTTTGTCAAGTAAAGATATGATTCAAAAAGAAAAGAAAGCTGCAAATAACAAGTTAGAAAAAATTAGGGAGATGAATAAAGCTGCTCAAAATAGGTGTCGTAAGAGAAAACGTCAACTTTGGAAGGAAAAGGAAGAAGAACTTATACGTTTAAGGGAAGAAAATGCTGTTTTAAAGCAAGAATTGAAACTGCTTAAATTACAGCACAGCAAATGCCCCAATCAAG GTGGTATGCTGGCATCAATAATTACAACAGAGTGTTCACAAGCAACAACAACTCCAACATTAACTACTACAACAGCagcaacaacaacaacaaatggACCACAATCAGCTATTCTCGTTCAGTTTGTTCATAATGGTCAATTATCTTTTGTACCATCAGACTCTATATCACAACCAATTTTAAGTCCAGTTATACTTACAAACACTTCTGTGATAAAAAAAGATTCAAAGAATCCTTTAAGAAAAATTGTCCCCAAAAAAATGTCTTGA